The following coding sequences are from one Homalodisca vitripennis isolate AUS2020 unplaced genomic scaffold, UT_GWSS_2.1 ScUCBcl_2014;HRSCAF=6347, whole genome shotgun sequence window:
- the LOC124371792 gene encoding uncharacterized protein LOC124371792, protein MDKPMLEWINESFLEAVLQGGERQESSISIIKFTVSPAVPPGHNYLSYIYRVQVHYKPTNSENLLSLSLIVKIPVKEGYFGTISNKGNLFKKEIKIYNTFFPRICEKCKFDLAPKSFKSPNESNLILKDLIEDGYTMCDKIKNLDFKYCKHVIVTLAKFHAASVSLHHEDPNFVEDIGKEVVINENMISIQKPVLEYCVRTVAKIAKETYGHEVLAEFLLKNLENLWESIVEIYRRKEEGLNVLNHGDLWINNILFKTDDFGEVIDVKFIDFQFSRYSSPVLDLLFFFWGSADEVVREYRLQDLCKVYLQTLNNSLRDLDCVERLTLEELNHGFKSSSDLFIFILCQLMPGMYSDTEDDYDVAHVKFPSGDTSDLESSDYLESKLKSHSSFANLNPLAALESVIELGGLPGKRRKLVNAVYSQQHRNNAPYLHFIATQLIKKVINQVREQIYWNQIYRASEYIFVSISVCACECVCVRKCVSARE, encoded by the exons ATGGACAAACCTATGCTGGAATGGATCAATGAATCCTTTCTAGAAGCTGTTCTTCAAGGAGGGGAACGTCAGGAGTCCAGCATATCAATCATTAAATTCACCGTGAGCCCAGCTGTGCCTCCTGGTCACAACTACCTCAGTTATATCTACAGAGTCCAAGTACATTACAAACCTACAAACTCAGAAAATCTGCTCTCATTATCACTTATTGTAAAGATACCAGTAAAAGAAGGTTACTTTGGTACGATATCTAATAAgggaaatttatttaagaaagaaataaaaatatataatacgttttTTCCAAGGAtttgtgaaaaatgtaaatttgatttaGCTCCGAAATCATTCAAAAGCCCAAATGAGAGCAACTTAATCCTTAAAGATCTCATAGAAGATGGTTACACAATGTGTGATAAGATTAAAAATCTTGATTTCAAGTACTGTAAACATGTAATTGTCACCCTAGCGAAGTTTCATGCCGCCTCTGTTTCCCTGCACCATGAGGACCCAAACTTTGTTGAAGATATTGGGAAAGAAGttgtaattaatgaaaatatgataagTATTCAGAAACCAGTATTAGAATATTGTGTGAGAACTGTTGCAAAGATTGCCAAAGAAACTTATGGACATGAAGTTCTTGCAGAGTTTCTCCTAAAGAACCTCGAGAATCTTTGGGAGTCAATTGTTGAAATTTATAGAAGGAAAGAGGAAGGATTGAATGTTTTAAACCATGGAGATTTGTGGATCAATAATATCCTCTTCAAAACTGATGATTTCGGAGAAGTAATCGACGTGAAGTTCATAGACTTTCAATTCTCAAGATACAGTTCTCCAGTACTCGATCTTCTGTTCTTTTTCTGGGGCAGTGCTGATGAAGTGGTGAGGGAATACAGATTACAAGATCTCTGTAAGGTTTATCTTCAAACATTGAACAATTCTTTGCGGGATCTCGACTGCGTGGAGAGATTGACATTAGAAGAACTCAATCATGGTTTCAAATCTTCCAGCGATctgtttattttcatactttGTCAGCTGATGCCAGGAATGTATTCTGACACGGAAGATGACTATGATGTGGCACATGTCAAATTTCCCTCTGGCGATACTTCAGACCTTGAGTCCAGTGATTACTTGGAATCAAAGTTAAAG tctcattcatcctttgccaatctcaacccacttgcAGCGCTGGaatcagtcatcgaattgggtgGTCTCCCAGGTAAACGCCGGAAACTCGTGAACGCTGTATATAGCCAGCAACATCGCAATAACGCACCTTACCTACATTTTATTGCAACTCAATTAATAAAGAAAGTCATAAATCAGGTAAGAGAACAAATTTACTGGAATCAAATTTATAGGGCATCGGAATACATATTCGTAAGTATAAGTGTGTGTGCatgcgagtgtgtgtgtgtgcgcaagTGTGTGAGTGCACGCGAGTGA